One window from the genome of Streptomyces sp. WZ-12 encodes:
- a CDS encoding C40 family peptidase, with protein sequence MVSHRRTSQRGQTTLASVTVLSAALATAAAALSAQPASADPVEHPSAGRQDAAARVGKLYEEAERATEKYDEASAHTAQLRGEVSALQDRAARTLEQVNGMRSRLGALAAAQYRSGGIDPGVRLMLSERPESYLEKASALDRLSGTQARELHRLQAATRQLDQQRREAARKLAQLEAGRVEVAKHKKDVQRKLATARRLLNALPAPARAAYDRVTRSDGRDEQVPDLTGIEAGTDRAAAAVAAVRAAIGSPYAWGSTGPSSFDCSGLTQWAYGKAGVSLPRTSQAQRGAGTRIPLSEARPGDLVIYRSDASHVGMYVGNGQVVHAPYPGARVRYDPVGMMPVSSVTRP encoded by the coding sequence GTGGTGTCCCATCGCCGTACCTCGCAGCGCGGTCAGACGACCCTCGCCTCGGTCACCGTCCTGTCCGCCGCCCTGGCGACCGCGGCCGCCGCGCTGTCGGCCCAGCCGGCCAGCGCCGACCCCGTCGAACACCCCTCGGCCGGCCGCCAGGACGCCGCCGCCCGGGTCGGCAAGCTCTACGAGGAGGCCGAGCGGGCCACCGAGAAGTACGACGAGGCCAGCGCCCACACCGCCCAACTGCGCGGCGAGGTCTCCGCCCTCCAGGACCGCGCCGCGCGCACCCTGGAGCAGGTCAACGGCATGCGGTCCCGGCTCGGCGCGCTGGCCGCCGCCCAGTACCGGTCCGGCGGGATCGACCCCGGCGTCCGACTGATGCTCTCCGAACGGCCCGAAAGCTACCTGGAGAAGGCGTCCGCGCTGGACCGGCTCAGCGGCACCCAGGCCCGCGAGCTGCACCGGCTCCAGGCCGCCACCCGTCAACTGGACCAGCAGCGCCGGGAAGCGGCCCGGAAGCTGGCCCAACTGGAGGCCGGCCGCGTCGAGGTGGCCAAGCACAAGAAGGACGTCCAGCGGAAGCTGGCCACCGCGCGGCGGCTGCTCAACGCCCTGCCCGCGCCGGCCCGGGCCGCGTACGACCGGGTCACCCGCAGCGACGGGCGGGACGAGCAGGTGCCGGACCTGACCGGGATCGAGGCGGGCACGGACCGGGCCGCGGCCGCGGTCGCCGCGGTGCGCGCCGCGATCGGCTCCCCCTACGCCTGGGGCAGCACCGGACCCTCGTCGTTCGACTGCTCCGGCCTCACCCAATGGGCCTACGGCAAGGCCGGCGTCTCGCTGCCGCGCACCTCCCAGGCCCAGCGCGGCGCCGGCACCCGGATCCCGCTGTCCGAGGCCCGCCCCGGCGACCTGGTCATCTACCGCTCGGACGCCAGCCACGTCGGGATGTACGTCGGCAACGGGCAGGTCGTGCACGCGCCCTATCCGGGCGCCCGGGTGCGCTACGACCCGGTCGGCATGATGCCGGTCTCGTCGGTCACCAGGCCCTGA
- a CDS encoding glycosyltransferase 87 family protein, producing the protein MTSTDSQADATTDPAADRPGRLPRAARSTAVAWATWAATRALLLLCVLGVLTLPGPDVTTDVSVIYRGWADVLASGTFPLDDVTWQYPPAAALPILAPRLLPFLPYATAFFALLLAVDAAALAVLLRAGRRPGHRRAGAWVWIAGVALLGPTAYARYDLLVAAVAAAALLAAARRPRTAGALLACGALLKVWPVLLLVGAPLRGRRARTLWCSAIGWVAGLLLVAVLAAPGALAFVGFQRDRGTEVESLGALALHLARHAGWPGAVQLHYGSLEFLGPGVPLVSAVALALSGAALAWLVHWRLRADGPTPATLGDAAFTAVLLFVTTSRVISPQYLLWLVGTAAAGLTVRASRQGPPAVLVLLAAGVTLLEFPAHFADVVASTPWGIALLTARNGLLLAASLLACHRLWTAGGRGRPAPDAGVPGARPSLSPAPDAHTPATSR; encoded by the coding sequence ATGACGAGCACCGACAGCCAGGCGGACGCGACGACGGACCCGGCGGCGGACCGCCCCGGCCGACTCCCCCGGGCCGCCCGCTCGACCGCGGTGGCCTGGGCGACGTGGGCCGCGACCCGCGCGCTGCTCCTGCTGTGCGTGCTGGGGGTGTTGACGCTCCCCGGCCCGGACGTCACCACCGACGTCTCGGTGATCTACCGCGGCTGGGCCGACGTCCTGGCCTCCGGCACCTTCCCGCTCGACGACGTCACCTGGCAGTACCCCCCGGCCGCCGCGCTGCCGATCCTCGCCCCCCGCCTGCTGCCGTTCCTCCCGTACGCCACCGCGTTCTTCGCCCTGCTGCTGGCCGTGGACGCGGCGGCGCTGGCGGTGCTGCTGCGCGCCGGGCGCCGGCCGGGGCACCGCCGCGCGGGGGCCTGGGTGTGGATCGCCGGCGTCGCCCTGCTCGGCCCGACCGCATACGCCCGCTACGACCTGCTGGTGGCGGCGGTGGCCGCGGCGGCGCTGCTCGCGGCGGCCCGCCGGCCGCGCACCGCGGGCGCGCTGCTCGCCTGCGGCGCCCTGCTGAAGGTGTGGCCGGTGCTGCTGCTGGTCGGGGCGCCGCTACGCGGCCGCCGGGCCCGCACCCTGTGGTGCAGCGCGATCGGCTGGGTCGCGGGTCTGCTGCTGGTCGCGGTCCTGGCCGCGCCGGGCGCGCTCGCCTTCGTCGGCTTCCAGCGCGACCGCGGCACCGAGGTCGAGTCGCTGGGCGCGCTGGCGCTGCACCTGGCCCGGCACGCCGGCTGGCCCGGCGCGGTCCAACTCCACTACGGCTCACTGGAGTTCCTCGGCCCCGGCGTCCCCCTGGTCAGCGCGGTGGCGCTGGCCCTGTCCGGCGCCGCGCTGGCCTGGCTGGTCCACTGGCGGCTGCGGGCGGACGGGCCGACCCCCGCGACGCTCGGCGACGCCGCCTTCACCGCCGTCCTGCTCTTCGTCACCACGAGCCGGGTGATCAGCCCGCAGTACCTGCTGTGGCTGGTCGGCACGGCCGCGGCCGGCCTGACCGTACGGGCCAGCCGGCAGGGCCCGCCGGCGGTGCTGGTGCTGCTGGCCGCCGGGGTGACGCTGCTGGAGTTCCCGGCCCACTTCGCGGACGTGGTGGCGAGCACCCCCTGGGGCATCGCGCTGCTGACCGCGCGCAACGGCCTCCTGCTCGCCGCGTCCCTGCTCGCCTGCCACCGCCTGTGGACCGCCGGCGGTCGCGGCCGGCCCGCGCCCGACGCCGGCGTCCCCGGCGCCCGCCCCTCGCTCAGTCCAGCTCCTGACGCACATACGCCCGCCACATCGCGGTGA
- a CDS encoding AMP-dependent synthetase/ligase, with protein sequence MREFSLPALYEVPADGNLTDLIRRNAAQHPDVAVLGRKVNGAWEDVTATVFLAEVRAAAKGLMAAGIQPGDRVGLMSRTRYEWTLLDFAIWSAGAITVPVYETSSAEQIQWILGDSGAVACLVETPAHEATVESVRDRLPDLANIWQIERDAIARLRAAGDGITDAEVDERSALADADSPATIVYTSGTTGRPKGCVLSHRSFFAECGNVVERLRPLFRTGHSSVLLFLPVAHVFGRLVQVASVMAPIKLGHAPDIKHLTDDLASFRPTLILGVPRVFEKVYNGARAKAQADGKGKIFDKAAETAIAYSRALDTPGGASFGLKLRYKLFDRLVYGKLRAVLGGRATHAISGGAPLGERLGHFYRGIGFTALEGYGLTESCAATAFNPWDRQKIGTVGQPLPGSVVRIADDGEVLLHGEHLFTEYWNNPTATQEALSDGWFHTGDLGTLDEDGYLAITGRKKEILVTAGGKNVAPAVIEDRIRAHALIAECMVVGDGRPFIGALITLDEEFLPRWAEEHGRPADVTPAQLATDPELLAAVQRAVDDGNAAVSKAESVRKFRILPTQFTEESGHVTPSLKLKRNVVAKDFAEEIEAIYRA encoded by the coding sequence TTGCGCGAGTTCAGCCTTCCGGCCCTGTACGAGGTCCCCGCGGACGGCAATCTGACGGACCTGATCCGCCGCAACGCCGCGCAGCACCCGGACGTCGCGGTCCTGGGGCGGAAGGTCAACGGCGCCTGGGAGGACGTCACCGCCACCGTCTTCCTCGCCGAGGTCCGGGCGGCCGCGAAGGGACTGATGGCCGCCGGGATCCAGCCCGGCGACCGGGTCGGCCTGATGTCGCGCACCCGTTACGAGTGGACGCTGCTGGACTTCGCCATCTGGAGCGCGGGCGCCATCACCGTCCCCGTATACGAGACCAGTTCCGCCGAGCAGATCCAGTGGATCCTCGGCGACTCCGGCGCGGTGGCCTGCCTGGTGGAGACGCCCGCCCACGAGGCGACGGTGGAGTCGGTCCGCGACCGGCTGCCGGATCTGGCGAACATCTGGCAGATCGAGCGGGACGCGATCGCCAGACTGCGGGCCGCCGGGGACGGGATCACCGACGCGGAGGTCGACGAGCGCAGCGCGCTGGCCGACGCGGACTCCCCCGCCACCATCGTCTACACCTCCGGCACCACCGGCCGCCCCAAGGGCTGCGTGCTCAGCCACCGCAGCTTCTTCGCCGAGTGCGGCAACGTCGTCGAGCGGCTGCGCCCCCTCTTCCGCACCGGCCACTCCTCCGTGCTGCTCTTCCTGCCCGTCGCGCACGTCTTCGGCCGGCTGGTGCAGGTCGCCTCCGTCATGGCCCCGATCAAGCTGGGCCACGCGCCGGACATCAAGCACCTCACCGACGACCTGGCCTCCTTCCGGCCGACGCTGATCCTGGGCGTCCCCCGGGTCTTCGAGAAGGTCTACAACGGCGCCCGGGCCAAGGCGCAGGCCGACGGCAAGGGCAAGATCTTCGACAAGGCCGCCGAGACCGCGATCGCCTACAGCCGCGCCCTGGACACCCCCGGCGGCGCCTCCTTCGGCCTCAAGCTCCGCTACAAGCTCTTCGACCGCCTCGTCTACGGCAAGCTGCGGGCGGTGCTGGGCGGCCGGGCCACCCACGCCATCTCCGGCGGCGCCCCGCTCGGCGAGCGGCTCGGCCACTTCTACCGCGGCATCGGCTTCACCGCCCTGGAGGGCTACGGCCTCACCGAGTCCTGCGCGGCCACCGCGTTCAACCCCTGGGACCGGCAGAAGATCGGCACCGTCGGGCAACCGCTGCCCGGCTCGGTGGTCCGGATCGCCGACGACGGCGAGGTGCTGCTGCACGGCGAGCACCTCTTCACCGAGTACTGGAACAACCCGACGGCCACCCAAGAGGCGCTCTCCGACGGCTGGTTCCACACCGGCGACCTCGGCACCCTCGACGAGGACGGCTACCTCGCCATCACCGGCCGCAAGAAGGAGATACTCGTCACCGCGGGCGGCAAGAACGTCGCTCCCGCGGTCATCGAGGACCGCATCCGCGCCCACGCGCTGATCGCCGAGTGCATGGTGGTCGGCGACGGCCGTCCGTTCATCGGCGCGCTGATCACCCTCGACGAGGAGTTCCTGCCCCGCTGGGCCGAGGAGCACGGCCGCCCGGCGGACGTCACGCCCGCCCAACTCGCCACCGACCCCGAGCTGTTGGCCGCCGTCCAGCGCGCCGTCGACGACGGCAACGCGGCGGTCTCCAAGGCCGAGTCGGTCCGCAAGTTCCGCATCCTGCCGACCCAGTTCACCGAGGAGTCCGGGCACGTGACGCCGTCGCTGAAGCTGAAGCGGAACGTCGTCGCCAAGGACTTCGCGGAGGAGATCGAGGCGATCTACCGCGCCTAG
- a CDS encoding ArsA family ATPase has protein sequence MRTVLVTGPGGAGRTTLAAATALAGARRGARTLLLTTQASAPEVVLDARPGTAEPTEIAGAPGLYARRIDPADRFRQEFLAFQERAGAALDLLGAAPLDEDELTELPGSESFALLHALRAAHASGDWELLVVDAPPAAETIRLLALPAQVRRYLRRLLPPERQAARALRPVLAQLAGVPMPAQKLYEAAERWEDELAAVQRVVDAPGTSVRLVTDAGPVATATLRALRVGLALHGRRTDGVLVNRLLPVGSADPFLAGLAGGQQTALKALREEFPDVPVHEVPHLGRDPQGVAELGALLPAPAEHVTEPAAAPADPWTVEDRLATDGILVWRVPLPGARRDGLGLVRRGDEIVVTVGRFRRIRTLPSALRRCTVSGAALRDGALEIRFTPDPGLWPRSAPSD, from the coding sequence GTGCGGACCGTCCTCGTCACCGGCCCCGGCGGCGCGGGCCGCACCACGCTCGCCGCCGCGACCGCCCTGGCCGGTGCCCGCCGGGGCGCCCGGACCCTCCTGCTCACCACCCAGGCGAGCGCCCCGGAGGTGGTCCTCGACGCCCGCCCGGGCACCGCCGAACCGACCGAGATAGCCGGGGCCCCCGGCCTCTACGCCCGCCGGATCGACCCCGCGGACCGCTTCCGCCAGGAGTTCCTCGCCTTCCAGGAGCGCGCCGGCGCCGCCCTCGACCTGCTCGGCGCGGCCCCCCTCGACGAGGACGAACTGACCGAACTCCCCGGCTCCGAGTCCTTCGCGCTGCTGCACGCGCTGCGCGCCGCGCACGCCTCGGGCGACTGGGAGCTGCTGGTCGTCGACGCGCCACCGGCCGCCGAAACGATCCGGCTGCTGGCCCTGCCCGCGCAGGTCCGCCGCTACCTCCGCCGCCTGCTGCCGCCCGAGCGCCAGGCCGCCCGCGCGCTGCGCCCGGTGCTCGCCCAGCTCGCCGGCGTCCCCATGCCGGCCCAGAAACTGTACGAGGCCGCCGAGCGCTGGGAGGACGAACTCGCCGCCGTCCAGCGGGTGGTGGACGCCCCCGGCACCTCCGTGCGGCTGGTCACCGACGCCGGCCCGGTCGCCACCGCCACCCTGCGCGCGCTGCGCGTCGGGCTCGCGCTGCACGGCCGCCGCACCGACGGCGTCCTGGTCAACCGGCTGCTCCCGGTCGGCTCCGCCGACCCCTTCCTGGCCGGCCTCGCAGGCGGCCAACAGACCGCCCTCAAGGCGCTGCGCGAGGAGTTCCCCGACGTCCCGGTGCACGAGGTCCCGCACCTGGGCCGCGACCCGCAGGGCGTGGCGGAGCTCGGCGCGCTGCTGCCCGCGCCCGCCGAGCACGTCACGGAGCCGGCCGCCGCGCCCGCCGACCCCTGGACCGTCGAGGACCGGCTGGCCACGGACGGCATCCTCGTCTGGCGGGTACCGCTGCCCGGCGCCCGACGGGACGGCCTGGGCCTGGTGCGCCGCGGCGACGAGATCGTGGTGACCGTCGGCCGCTTCCGGCGGATCAGGACGCTGCCCTCGGCGCTGCGCCGCTGCACCGTCTCCGGCGCCGCGCTGCGCGACGGCGCCCTGGAGATCCGCTTCACCCCGGACCCGGGACTGTGGCCGCGGAGCGCGCCGAGCGACTGA
- a CDS encoding SRPBCC family protein gives MAEHTSSNITIEAAPAEVMGVIADFDRYPEWTGEVKEAEILASDDRGRAEKVRLVLDAGAIKDDHTLAYTWTGEDEVSWSLVKSQMLRVLDGSYRLAALDGGARTEVTYQLTVDVKIPMLGMIKRKAEKVIIDRALAGLKKRVEGDPATSAAAPADEAEKH, from the coding sequence ATGGCCGAACACACCAGCTCGAACATCACGATCGAGGCGGCACCGGCCGAGGTGATGGGAGTGATCGCCGACTTCGACCGCTATCCGGAGTGGACCGGAGAGGTCAAGGAGGCCGAGATCCTCGCCAGCGACGACCGGGGCCGCGCGGAGAAGGTGCGCCTGGTGCTGGACGCCGGCGCCATCAAGGACGACCACACCCTCGCCTACACCTGGACCGGCGAGGACGAGGTGAGCTGGTCGCTGGTGAAGTCGCAGATGCTGCGCGTCCTGGACGGGTCCTACCGGCTCGCCGCGCTGGACGGCGGCGCCCGCACCGAGGTCACCTACCAGCTCACCGTCGACGTCAAGATCCCGATGCTCGGGATGATCAAGCGCAAGGCCGAGAAGGTCATCATCGACCGGGCGCTGGCCGGCCTGAAGAAGCGCGTGGAGGGCGACCCCGCGACGTCCGCCGCCGCCCCCGCCGACGAGGCCGAGAAGCACTGA
- a CDS encoding alpha/beta hydrolase: MPLLPGAEPFRRDGGDVGVLVCHGFTGSPQSVRPWAEYLAERGLSVTVPLLPGHGTRWQDMQLTTWQDWYAEVDRELRALTERCGTVFVCGLSMGGALALRLAARHGDTISGVALVNPGNKVHERAAPLLPALRHVVRSTKGIASDIAKPGATEVGYDRVPLHAAHSLRAFFRLVDDELPRVTQPLLVMTSPQDHVVRPTDSDRILSRVSSTDVRHTRLERSYHVATLDHDAERIFADTHDFITRLAPEARPDAVQEGTAASGGA; encoded by the coding sequence GTGCCGCTCCTCCCCGGAGCCGAGCCGTTCCGCCGTGACGGCGGAGACGTCGGCGTCCTCGTCTGCCACGGCTTCACCGGCTCCCCCCAGTCCGTCCGCCCCTGGGCCGAGTACCTCGCCGAGCGGGGTCTGAGCGTCACCGTCCCGCTGCTGCCCGGCCACGGCACCCGGTGGCAGGACATGCAGCTCACCACCTGGCAGGACTGGTACGCCGAGGTCGACCGGGAGCTGCGCGCGCTGACCGAGCGCTGCGGCACGGTCTTCGTCTGCGGCCTGTCGATGGGCGGCGCACTGGCGCTGCGGCTGGCCGCCCGGCACGGCGACACCATCAGCGGGGTGGCACTGGTCAATCCGGGCAACAAGGTCCACGAGCGGGCGGCGCCGCTGCTGCCGGCGCTGCGGCACGTCGTCCGGTCCACGAAGGGCATCGCCAGCGACATCGCCAAGCCCGGTGCGACCGAGGTCGGTTACGACCGGGTGCCACTGCACGCCGCGCACTCGCTACGGGCGTTCTTCCGGCTGGTCGACGACGAACTCCCGCGCGTCACCCAGCCGTTGCTGGTGATGACCAGCCCGCAGGACCACGTCGTCCGGCCCACCGACTCCGACCGCATCCTCAGCCGGGTCTCGTCCACCGACGTCCGGCACACCCGGCTGGAGCGCAGCTACCACGTCGCCACCCTCGACCACGACGCGGAGCGGATCTTCGCGGACACCCATGACTTCATCACCCGGCTCGCCCCCGAGGCCCGGCCGGACGCGGTCCAGGAAGGGACGGCGGCCAGTGGCGGAGCGTAG
- a CDS encoding metallophosphoesterase family protein: MRVHVVSDVHGNSRDLAAAGDGADALVCLGDLVLFLDYADHSRGIFPDLFGAANADALVALRTARRFDEARALGRRLWAELDASGASREEVIEAAVRRQYTDLFAAFPTPTYATFGNVDMPRLWPEYAGPGTTVLDGERVEIGGRVFGFVGGGLTTPMRTPYEIGDEEYAAKVEALGEVDVLCTHIPPDVPELCYDTVARRFERGSAALLDAIRTTRPRYALFGHVHQPLAHRVRIGGTECVNVGHFNATGTPYVLEW, encoded by the coding sequence ATGCGCGTGCATGTGGTCAGTGACGTCCATGGCAACAGTCGGGACCTGGCGGCGGCCGGGGACGGGGCCGACGCCCTGGTCTGCCTCGGCGACCTGGTCCTCTTCCTCGACTACGCGGACCACTCGCGCGGCATCTTCCCCGACCTCTTCGGCGCCGCCAACGCCGACGCCCTGGTCGCACTGCGCACCGCCCGCCGCTTCGACGAGGCCCGCGCGCTGGGCCGCCGGCTCTGGGCCGAGTTGGACGCGAGCGGCGCCAGCCGGGAGGAGGTCATCGAGGCCGCGGTCCGCCGCCAGTACACCGACCTCTTCGCCGCCTTCCCCACCCCGACCTACGCCACCTTCGGCAACGTCGACATGCCGCGGCTCTGGCCCGAGTACGCCGGGCCCGGCACCACCGTCCTCGACGGCGAGCGGGTGGAGATCGGCGGCCGGGTCTTCGGGTTCGTCGGCGGCGGGCTGACCACCCCGATGCGGACGCCCTACGAGATCGGCGACGAGGAGTACGCCGCCAAGGTCGAGGCGCTCGGCGAGGTGGACGTGCTGTGCACCCACATCCCGCCGGACGTCCCCGAGCTCTGCTACGACACCGTCGCCCGCCGCTTCGAGCGGGGCAGCGCCGCCCTGTTGGACGCCATCCGCACCACCCGGCCGCGCTACGCCCTCTTCGGCCACGTCCATCAGCCGCTCGCCCACCGGGTGCGGATCGGCGGTACGGAATGCGTCAATGTCGGGCACTTCAACGCGACCGGCACCCCCTACGTGCTGGAGTGGTGA
- a CDS encoding ROK family glucokinase encodes MGLTIGVDIGGTKIAAGVVDEEGSILETCKVATPRATDELTEAIADAVRTVGAGHHVEAVGIGAAGYVDEKRATVLFAPNIDWRHEPLKDKVEQRVGLPVVVENDANAAAWGEYKFGAGKGHSDVICITLGTGLGGGIIIGNKLRRGRFGVAAEFGHIRVVPDGLLCGCGSQGCWEQYASGRALLRYARQRAFATPESAAALLALGDGTPEGIQGKHISEAARHGDPVAIDSFRELARWAGAGLADLASLFDPSAFIVGGGVSDEGELVLDPIRKSFRRWLVGSQWRPHAQVLAAQLGGKAGLVGAADLARQG; translated from the coding sequence ATGGGACTCACCATCGGCGTTGACATCGGCGGCACGAAGATCGCGGCCGGCGTGGTCGACGAAGAGGGTTCGATCCTTGAGACGTGCAAGGTAGCGACCCCGCGAGCCACCGATGAGCTGACCGAGGCCATCGCCGACGCCGTCCGCACGGTCGGCGCCGGCCACCACGTCGAGGCCGTCGGCATCGGCGCCGCCGGCTACGTGGACGAGAAGCGGGCCACGGTCCTCTTCGCCCCGAACATCGACTGGCGCCACGAGCCGCTCAAGGACAAGGTCGAGCAGCGCGTCGGCCTCCCCGTGGTGGTCGAGAACGACGCCAACGCCGCGGCCTGGGGCGAGTACAAGTTCGGCGCCGGCAAGGGGCACAGCGACGTCATCTGCATCACCCTCGGCACCGGCCTGGGCGGCGGCATCATCATCGGCAACAAGCTGCGCCGCGGCCGCTTCGGCGTCGCCGCGGAGTTCGGCCACATCCGGGTCGTCCCGGACGGCCTGCTGTGCGGCTGCGGCAGCCAGGGCTGCTGGGAGCAGTACGCCTCCGGCCGCGCCCTGCTGCGCTACGCCCGACAGCGCGCCTTCGCCACCCCGGAGAGCGCCGCGGCGCTGCTCGCGCTCGGCGACGGCACCCCCGAGGGCATCCAGGGCAAGCACATCAGCGAGGCCGCCCGGCACGGCGACCCGGTCGCCATCGACTCGTTCCGCGAGCTGGCCCGTTGGGCCGGCGCCGGCCTCGCCGACCTGGCCTCGCTCTTCGACCCGTCGGCGTTCATCGTCGGCGGCGGGGTCTCGGACGAGGGCGAACTGGTCCTGGACCCGATCCGCAAGTCCTTCAGGCGCTGGCTGGTCGGCAGCCAATGGCGGCCGCACGCCCAGGTGCTCGCCGCCCAACTCGGCGGCAAGGCCGGGCTGGTGGGCGCGGCCGACCTGGCGCGCCAGGGCTGA
- a CDS encoding glycosyltransferase family 4 protein gives MHKTLIVTNDFPPRPGGIQAFLHSMALRLDPAQVVVYASTWKRSEEGRAATAAFDAEQPFPVVRDATTMLLPTPRVTRRAVSLLREHGCSSVWFGAAAPLGLMAPALRAAGAERIVATTHGHEAGWAQLPAARQLLRRIGEGTDTLTYLGEYTRSRIAAALTPAAAARMAQLPPGVDEKTFHPGSGGDAVRARLGLADRPVVACVSRLVPRKGQDTLIEAMPRILAEVPDAVLLVVGGGPYEEQLHALAREKGVADAVRFTGAVPWEELPAHYGAGDVFAMPCRTRRGGLDVEGLGIVYLEASATGLPVVAGDSGGAPDAVLDGETGWVVPGGSPTAAAERIVALLKDPDLRRAMGARGRAWVEEKWRWDLLAERLRELL, from the coding sequence GTGCACAAGACCCTCATCGTCACCAACGACTTCCCGCCCCGGCCCGGCGGCATCCAGGCATTCCTGCACAGCATGGCGCTGCGGCTGGACCCGGCCCAGGTCGTCGTCTACGCCTCCACCTGGAAACGGAGCGAGGAGGGCCGGGCGGCCACCGCCGCCTTCGACGCCGAGCAGCCGTTCCCGGTGGTCCGGGACGCCACGACGATGCTGCTGCCGACGCCCCGGGTGACCCGGCGGGCGGTCTCGCTGCTGCGCGAACACGGCTGTTCCTCGGTGTGGTTCGGGGCCGCCGCGCCGCTGGGGCTGATGGCGCCGGCGCTGCGCGCGGCCGGCGCGGAGCGGATCGTGGCGACCACCCACGGCCACGAGGCCGGCTGGGCGCAGCTCCCGGCCGCCCGCCAACTGCTGCGCCGGATCGGCGAGGGCACCGACACCCTCACCTACCTCGGCGAGTACACCCGCTCGCGGATCGCCGCCGCGCTGACCCCGGCCGCCGCCGCCCGCATGGCCCAACTCCCGCCTGGCGTCGACGAGAAGACCTTCCACCCGGGCTCGGGCGGCGACGCGGTACGGGCCCGGCTCGGGCTCGCCGACCGGCCGGTGGTGGCCTGCGTCTCCCGGCTCGTCCCGCGCAAGGGGCAGGACACCCTGATCGAGGCGATGCCGAGGATCCTCGCCGAGGTGCCGGACGCGGTGCTGCTGGTCGTCGGCGGCGGCCCGTACGAGGAGCAACTGCACGCGCTGGCGAGGGAGAAGGGCGTCGCCGACGCGGTCCGCTTCACCGGCGCCGTCCCGTGGGAGGAGCTGCCCGCCCACTACGGCGCGGGCGACGTCTTCGCGATGCCGTGCCGCACCCGGCGCGGTGGCCTGGACGTCGAGGGCCTGGGCATCGTCTACCTGGAGGCGTCCGCCACCGGACTCCCGGTCGTCGCGGGCGACTCGGGCGGCGCCCCCGACGCGGTGCTGGACGGCGAGACCGGCTGGGTGGTGCCCGGTGGCTCCCCGACGGCCGCCGCCGAACGCATCGTCGCCCTCCTCAAGGACCCCGACCTGCGCCGCGCCATGGGCGCCCGCGGCCGCGCCTGGGTGGAGGAGAAGTGGCGCTGGGACCTACTGGCGGAGAGGCTGCGGGAGTTGCTGTAG
- a CDS encoding endonuclease/exonuclease/phosphatase family protein — MLSYNIRSMRDDTAALARVIRACAPDVVLVQEAPRFFRWRKAAERLARSAGLVYVTGGATTAGPMVLATLRAHVERTEDVLLPRTPGLHQRGLATAVLRFGGARLGVVSCHLSLSARERYAQAGLLLERVAGLGVRHAVVGGDLNDRPDGRSFRRIAAELRDGWAAAPCGGEFTSGAHEPRQRIDAVFATGGVEVLGCGVPRELPGLRPADLRAASDHLPVLAALRVPADG, encoded by the coding sequence GTGCTTAGCTACAACATCCGCTCGATGCGCGACGACACGGCGGCGCTGGCCCGGGTCATCCGGGCCTGCGCCCCCGACGTCGTCCTCGTCCAGGAGGCGCCGCGGTTCTTCCGCTGGCGCAAGGCCGCCGAACGGCTGGCCCGGTCCGCCGGCCTGGTCTACGTCACCGGCGGCGCGACGACCGCCGGCCCGATGGTGCTGGCCACCCTCCGCGCCCATGTCGAGCGCACCGAGGACGTGCTGCTGCCCCGCACCCCCGGGCTGCACCAGCGGGGCCTGGCCACCGCGGTGCTCCGCTTCGGCGGGGCCCGGCTCGGCGTCGTGAGCTGCCATCTGAGCCTGTCCGCGCGGGAGCGGTACGCGCAGGCCGGGCTGCTGTTGGAGCGCGTCGCCGGGCTGGGGGTGCGGCACGCGGTGGTCGGCGGGGACCTCAACGACCGCCCGGACGGCCGGAGTTTCCGGCGGATCGCGGCGGAGCTCCGGGACGGCTGGGCGGCGGCGCCGTGCGGCGGCGAGTTCACCTCCGGCGCGCACGAGCCCCGGCAGCGGATCGACGCGGTGTTCGCCACCGGGGGCGTCGAGGTGCTCGGGTGCGGGGTGCCGCGGGAACTGCCCGGCCTGCGCCCGGCGGACCTGCGGGCGGCCTCGGACCACCTGCCGGTGCTGGCCGCCCTGCGGGTGCCGGCCGACGGCTGA
- a CDS encoding DUF5304 domain-containing protein: protein MSDATERPADHSAAPDADAWETACAEDLAAEQARRRAAYGPPPGSAADELRKLAEAVTDKLAGIQLPGALGGMAASGAVGGLLRQAKAAVEPVIERNPDVFDHLAAAGSELLAAYRSAVEGSERRWTREARTDEGSGGRSDDPRDDGPSGTERIDLD from the coding sequence ATGAGTGATGCCACCGAGCGTCCCGCCGACCACAGCGCCGCGCCGGACGCCGACGCCTGGGAGACGGCCTGCGCCGAGGACCTCGCCGCGGAGCAGGCCCGCCGCCGGGCCGCCTACGGCCCCCCGCCGGGCAGCGCCGCTGACGAGCTGCGCAAGCTGGCCGAGGCGGTCACCGACAAGCTGGCCGGCATCCAACTGCCCGGCGCGCTCGGCGGGATGGCCGCCAGTGGCGCGGTGGGCGGGCTGCTGCGACAGGCCAAGGCGGCCGTCGAGCCGGTCATCGAGCGCAACCCCGACGTCTTCGACCACCTCGCCGCGGCCGGCTCCGAACTCCTCGCCGCCTACCGCTCGGCGGTCGAGGGCAGCGAGCGTCGCTGGACCCGCGAGGCGCGCACCGACGAGGGCTCCGGGGGACGGTCCGACGATCCGCGCGACGACGGCCCGTCCGGCACCGAACGCATCGACCTCGACTGA